A region of the Kribbella sp. NBC_01245 genome:
CGCACTCGTGGTGAGCACCCTCACCGCCTGTGGCGCCGGCTTCAACGCCCAGTCGACCCAGCCCTACCAGGCCGCCGAAGGCAGCAACGCGCAGTCCGGCGAGATCCTGGCCCGCAACATGCTGGTGCTGGCCGACGCCGAGGGCAAGGGCGAGCTGCACGCCGCCTTCGTCAACAACGGCCCGGAGAACGACGTACTGAAGAGCGTCGAGCTGGACCCGTCGCACCAGGGCATCGAGATCACCGGCATGCGCCCGTTCACGCTGCGCCCGGGTGCGCTGCTGTCGGTGCCGCCCACCACCGGCAAGCCCGTCGTGATCACCGGGGCCAAGCCCGGCACGATGCTCAAGATGACCTTCAGCTTCAACGAGGCCGGCCCGATCACCACCCAGGTGCCGGTGCTGGCGCACGACCACTACTCGCCGACGCCGCCCACCGAGACGGGCGAGCACCACGGCTGAGCACCTCGCTTGATCATGGAAACGGCCGGCCTCCCCTCAGCGGGAGGCCGGCCGTTCCTGTTTCTGCGGGTGCTGACTGACTACTTGGCTGCCTCGGCGGCCTTGGTCAGACCCGGCAGGATCTTCTCGAGCACCCACGGCACGCTGAGCACGCTGACCGCGCTCATACCGGAGACGACCTGCTTGTCCTCCATCAGGTAGACCGAGCCCTTCTTCGAGGCGCCGAGCGCCGCGTAGACCGGGTCCGCCTTGAACTTCGCCGCGGTCAGGTCGTCGACGTACGCCACCACGACGTCCGCGTCGATCTCCGCGACCTTCTCCTTACTCACCGTCATGTAGAACTGCTTCTGCTTGTTCGCCTTCTCCAGCGCCTCGACGCCGGGCGAGTTCACGAAGCCCATCTCGTTCAGGATCTGCACCCGCGGGTCGTTCGGCATGTAGACGTAGTTCTCCGCGCCGAACGACGCGACCGTGATCGTCTTGCCCTTGAACTCGGGGTGATCGGTGGCGGCCTTCGCCGTCAGCTCCTTGATGCCATCGACCAGCTTCCGCGCCTCGGCCGACTTACCGAGCGCCTGACCGATGATCGTGGTCTGGTCCTGCCAGCTGGTCTGCCACGCGGCACCCGGGTACGCCACGGTGGTCGCGATCTCGCTCAGCTTGTCGTACGTCGCCTTGTCGAAGCCCTCGTACGGCGCGAGGATCACGTCCGGCGTGAGGGCCGCGATCTTCTCGAACGGGATGCTGTCCGTGGTGTCGAACAGCGTGGTCTTCGCCGGGTCGAAGTGGCTCTCGTCCCAGGCGGTCGTGCCCGCGGCGGTCTGGCCGTACGTCACCTTGGGCATGCCAACCGGCGTCTCGCCGAGCGCGTAAACAATGTCCTGCGCGTTCCAGCCGAGCGTGACAATCCGCTCCGGCTTCTTGTCGATCACGGCATTGCCGAAGGTGTTCTTAATGGTGACCGGGAACCCGGCGGCGGCCGGCGCACTCGGTTGGTCACCTGCCGCCTTGTCGTCGCTGCCGCAAGCGACCAAAGCACTCGTAGCCAGCAAACTCACCAGCACAGCAGCCACCGGACGAGCAGCACGCGGACGGGACCAGAACATGGGCGGATCTCCTTAGTAGCCATACACCAACTAAGGCCAGCCTAACCTCATTTCCCCACCCTCTCTGCCCACCCCCATGTCAGATCCCCCACACCCCACACCCCGCCAAGGCCGGTACAACGCTCGCGGGCCGCACCCCCTAAGCCCTGCGTCGATTGGTCTGGATTTGCCCGCTCCCGCGGCGAGTCAGTTCGGCCGCCCACAGTCCGCGGGCAAATCCTGACCAATCGACGCTAAACCAGCACAACGAATAACCCTGCCCGGGAAGTTCTTCCGCCGTACGACGCCAAAACAATCCGGGTCGACGTGATTAGTGGCAGGCGATTAGCGTCGATTGGTCAGGATTCGACCGCAGACCGTTCGTCCGCAAGGTGACCGCCGCTGGAGCGGGTCGAATCCAGACCAATCGACACAGGGCTTGGGGAGGTGCCGATCCCCAAGCCCTGTGCAGGTGTTGGCGTTTGTGAGTCGGGTCAGGCTTCGAATTTGTAGCCTAGGCCTCGGACGGTGAGGAGGTGCTGGGGGTTTGAGGGGTCCTTTTCGAGTTTGCTGCGGAGGCGTTTTACGTGGACGTCGAGGGTTTTGGTGTCGCCCACGTAGTCCGCGCCCCAAATGCGGTCGATCAACTGACCTCTAGTGAGGACCCGACCGGTATTACGCAGCAGCATTTCGAGCAGCTCGAACTCCTTCAGAGGCAACCGGATCTCAGCACCCGAGACCGTCACCACGTGCCGCTCGACGTCCATCCGGACCGGACCCGCCTCGAGCGTGTCCGGCAGGAGCTCCACATCGGCTCCACGCCGGAGGACGGCTCTTATACGCGCCAGCAGCTCTCGCGGGCTGTACGGCTTGGTGACGTAGTCGTCCGCGCCCAACTCGAGCCCGACGACCTTGTCCACCTCCGTGTCCTTGGCGCTGACGATGATCACCGGCACGTTGCCGCGGCTGCGCAGCGCGCGGCAGACCTCGGTTCCGGACAGGCCAGGCAGCATCAGGTCCAGCAGCACGATGTCCGCACCGGCGCGGTCGTACTCCGCCAGAGCGTCCGGGCCGGTCTCGGCCACGGCGACCTCGAAGCCCTCCTTGCGCAGCACGTAGGACAACGCGTCGCTGTAGCTCTCTTCGTCTTCGACGACCAGCACTCGGGTCACGAAGCTGCCTCCTTGGAAACTGACGACGGGGTCGGCGTCTTGATCAGGCCGGGCGACACCTCGAAGATGTCGCCGGCAGGGTGCCCGGTTGCGGGATCGAGCCGCAGCGGGAGTCTGATGGTGAAGGTGGAGCCCTGGCCCTCGACGCTCCACACCCGCACATCGCCGCCGTGGATCGACGAGATGTGCTTCACGATGGACAGGCCGAGGCCGGTGCCGCCGGTTTCGCGACTACGGGCCCGGTCGACCCGATAGAAGCGCTCGAAGATCCGCTCCAGCTCGCTACTCGGGATACCGACGCCCTGGTCGCGGACGGTGATCTCGACCAGGTCCCCGATCGGCTGGGCGGTGACGGCGACCCGGGTCCCGTCGGGGCTGTAGTTGACCGCGTTCTCGACCAGGTTGCCGATCGCGATGGCCAGCTGGTCCTCGCTGCCGAGCACCTCCAGACCGGGATCGGTCTTCACGACCAGGCTGATGTCGCGGTTCTCCGCGTCCACCCGGCAACGGTCGACGGCCTGCTCGACCACGTAGCCGATATCGATCGGGCCCG
Encoded here:
- a CDS encoding response regulator transcription factor, with protein sequence MTRVLVVEDEESYSDALSYVLRKEGFEVAVAETGPDALAEYDRAGADIVLLDLMLPGLSGTEVCRALRSRGNVPVIIVSAKDTEVDKVVGLELGADDYVTKPYSPRELLARIRAVLRRGADVELLPDTLEAGPVRMDVERHVVTVSGAEIRLPLKEFELLEMLLRNTGRVLTRGQLIDRIWGADYVGDTKTLDVHVKRLRSKLEKDPSNPQHLLTVRGLGYKFEA
- a CDS encoding iron-siderophore ABC transporter substrate-binding protein, with protein sequence MFWSRPRAARPVAAVLVSLLATSALVACGSDDKAAGDQPSAPAAAGFPVTIKNTFGNAVIDKKPERIVTLGWNAQDIVYALGETPVGMPKVTYGQTAAGTTAWDESHFDPAKTTLFDTTDSIPFEKIAALTPDVILAPYEGFDKATYDKLSEIATTVAYPGAAWQTSWQDQTTIIGQALGKSAEARKLVDGIKELTAKAATDHPEFKGKTITVASFGAENYVYMPNDPRVQILNEMGFVNSPGVEALEKANKQKQFYMTVSKEKVAEIDADVVVAYVDDLTAAKFKADPVYAALGASKKGSVYLMEDKQVVSGMSAVSVLSVPWVLEKILPGLTKAAEAAK